One genomic region from Reichenbachiella ulvae encodes:
- the fusA gene encoding elongation factor G, whose amino-acid sequence MARDLSLTRNIGIAAHIDAGKTTTTERILYYTGVSHKIGEVHDGAATMDWMEQEQERGITITSAATTVFWNYKEKQYHINIIDTPGHVDFTVEVNRSLRVLDGLVFLFSAVDGVEPQSETNWRLADNYKVARLGFVNKMDRAGADFLMVCKQVKERLATKAVPFQLPIGAEEGFRGVVDLVERKAMVWNEEDQGMTFEEIEIPADMQEEVDQYREELLEAVAEYDETLMEKYFEDPESISKDEIIAASRKATIDLAFVPMFCGSAFKNKGVQTMLNYVMELLPSPMDREGIEGIDPTTEEKVLRKPSASEPFAALAFKIATDPFVGRLCFARAYSGTLDSGSYVWNTRTDKKERISRIFQMHANKQNQIDQFHAGDIAAVVGFKDIKTGDTLCDEKHKIVLESMVFPEPVIGYAIEPKTQADSDKLGMAIAKLVEEDPTLVVETDHDTGQTILRGMGELHLDIIIDRLKREFKVEINQGAPQVAYKEAIQSLVDHKEVYKKQSGGKGKFADIVFELSPVDEDFDKVGLQFENKIVGGVIPKEFIPAIEKGFQSAMLNGPLAGFPLDSMKVKLYHGSFHDVDSDALSFELAARLGFKEAAKKASPVLLEPIMAVEIVTPDEYTGSVTGDLNRRRGIMKGMDVKGNSQLVKADVPLSELFGYVTDLRTMTSGRATASLTFSHYDPVPKNIADEVIKKEKGE is encoded by the coding sequence ATGGCAAGAGATCTAAGCTTGACACGTAATATTGGTATCGCTGCTCACATCGATGCTGGTAAGACTACCACTACTGAGCGTATCTTATATTACACAGGTGTCAGCCACAAGATTGGTGAGGTGCACGACGGTGCAGCCACTATGGACTGGATGGAGCAGGAACAAGAAAGAGGTATCACTATTACTTCAGCTGCTACAACCGTATTTTGGAATTATAAAGAAAAACAATACCATATCAATATCATTGACACTCCAGGTCACGTGGATTTTACCGTAGAGGTAAACCGTTCCTTGAGAGTATTGGATGGTTTGGTGTTCTTGTTTAGTGCCGTTGATGGTGTAGAGCCACAGTCGGAGACTAACTGGAGACTAGCCGACAACTATAAAGTAGCTCGTCTGGGATTCGTTAATAAAATGGACCGTGCTGGTGCTGACTTCTTGATGGTGTGTAAGCAAGTCAAAGAAAGATTAGCGACTAAAGCCGTTCCTTTTCAGTTACCAATCGGAGCAGAAGAAGGATTTCGTGGTGTAGTTGATCTCGTAGAGAGAAAAGCTATGGTATGGAATGAAGAAGATCAAGGTATGACTTTCGAGGAAATCGAAATTCCTGCCGACATGCAAGAAGAAGTAGATCAATACAGAGAAGAATTGTTAGAGGCAGTAGCTGAATACGATGAAACTTTGATGGAAAAATATTTCGAAGACCCTGAGTCTATCTCAAAGGATGAAATTATTGCTGCTTCTAGAAAAGCAACTATTGATTTGGCTTTCGTACCTATGTTCTGTGGTTCTGCTTTCAAGAACAAAGGTGTTCAGACCATGCTTAACTATGTGATGGAGTTGCTTCCTTCACCTATGGATAGAGAAGGTATTGAAGGTATAGATCCGACTACTGAAGAAAAGGTGTTGAGAAAGCCTTCTGCTAGCGAGCCTTTCGCAGCTTTGGCCTTCAAAATCGCTACAGACCCATTCGTTGGACGTCTATGTTTCGCTAGAGCATATTCTGGAACACTTGATTCTGGATCTTATGTTTGGAACACTAGAACTGACAAGAAGGAAAGAATATCAAGAATATTCCAAATGCATGCGAATAAGCAAAATCAGATTGATCAGTTTCATGCTGGTGATATTGCTGCTGTAGTTGGATTTAAAGATATCAAGACAGGTGATACATTATGTGATGAAAAGCACAAGATAGTGCTAGAATCAATGGTGTTCCCTGAGCCAGTAATCGGATATGCGATTGAGCCTAAGACTCAGGCAGATTCTGATAAGCTGGGTATGGCTATTGCTAAGTTGGTAGAAGAAGATCCAACATTGGTAGTAGAAACAGATCATGACACTGGTCAGACTATCTTGAGAGGTATGGGTGAGCTTCACCTGGATATCATCATTGATCGTCTGAAGAGAGAATTCAAGGTTGAGATCAACCAGGGTGCTCCACAGGTGGCTTACAAAGAAGCTATCCAGTCTCTAGTAGACCACAAAGAGGTTTACAAGAAGCAGTCTGGTGGTAAAGGTAAATTTGCCGATATCGTATTCGAGCTTTCTCCAGTAGATGAAGATTTCGACAAAGTAGGACTACAATTCGAAAACAAAATCGTAGGTGGTGTGATTCCAAAAGAATTCATCCCAGCGATCGAAAAAGGATTCCAGTCGGCTATGTTGAATGGTCCATTGGCAGGTTTCCCATTGGATTCGATGAAGGTGAAATTGTATCATGGATCATTCCATGATGTGGATTCGGATGCATTGTCTTTCGAATTGGCAGCTAGACTAGGTTTCAAAGAGGCTGCTAAGAAGGCAAGTCCAGTATTGCTAGAGCCGATTATGGCTGTAGAAATTGTGACTCCTGATGAGTACACGGGTTCTGTGACAGGTGACTTGAACAGACGTCGTGGTATCATGAAAGGAATGGACGTAAAAGGGAATTCACAATTGGTGAAAGCTGATGTGCCGTTATCTGAATTGTTCGGTTATGTGACCGATCTTAGAACGATGACATCTGGTAGAGCAACAGCTTCATTGACATTCTCTCACTACGATCCAGTTCCGAAGAACATCGCAGATGAAGTAATTAAGAAAGAAAAAGGCGAGTAG
- the rpsJ gene encoding 30S ribosomal protein S10 — MNQKIRIKLKSYDHNLVDKSSEKIVRAVKTTGAVVSGPIPLPTVKEKFTVLKSPHVNKKAREQFQLCTYKRLVDIYSNSAKTVDALMKLELPSGVDVEIKV, encoded by the coding sequence ATGAATCAGAAAATTAGAATCAAACTAAAGTCTTACGATCATAACTTGGTTGACAAGTCATCTGAGAAAATCGTAAGAGCGGTGAAAACTACTGGTGCAGTAGTAAGCGGGCCTATTCCACTTCCTACTGTAAAAGAGAAATTCACAGTCTTGAAGTCGCCACACGTAAACAAAAAAGCTAGAGAGCAATTTCAGCTTTGTACTTACAAAAGATTGGTAGATATCTACTCTAACAGTGCGAAAACAGTTGACGCATTGATGAAGTTAGAATTGCCAAGCGGTGTGGATGTAGAAATTAAGGTCTAA
- the rplC gene encoding 50S ribosomal protein L3: MSGIIGKKIGMTSIYSADGRNVACTLIEAGPCVVTQVKNDETDGYTSVQLGYGERKEKRTTKALKGHFAKAKTTPKQHVVEFRDFRVEFEGGVQLGQSISVADVFQVEDFVDVVANSKGKGFQGVVKRHNFGGVGQATHGQHNRLRAPGSIGGASYPARVFKGMRMAGRTGNDRVKVTNLQVLKIIPEKNLILVSGSVPGPKNGTVILEK, from the coding sequence ATGTCAGGTATAATAGGAAAAAAAATTGGGATGACTAGCATCTACAGTGCCGATGGACGAAACGTTGCATGCACGCTAATAGAAGCTGGTCCTTGCGTGGTAACGCAAGTTAAGAACGACGAGACTGACGGCTACACATCGGTACAGCTTGGTTACGGTGAGCGTAAAGAAAAGCGTACGACTAAAGCCTTGAAAGGTCACTTCGCGAAAGCGAAAACTACTCCTAAGCAACACGTGGTTGAGTTTAGAGACTTCCGAGTTGAGTTTGAAGGAGGTGTACAGTTAGGACAATCCATCAGTGTTGCAGATGTTTTCCAGGTTGAAGACTTTGTAGATGTGGTAGCTAACTCTAAGGGTAAAGGTTTCCAGGGGGTTGTTAAGAGACACAACTTCGGTGGTGTTGGACAAGCTACTCACGGTCAGCACAACAGATTGAGAGCGCCAGGATCTATTGGTGGTGCTTCATATCCAGCACGTGTATTCAAAGGCATGAGAATGGCCGGGCGTACAGGTAACGATAGAGTAAAGGTGACCAACCTACAGGTGTTGAAAATCATACCTGAGAAGAACCTTATTTTAGTAAGTGGATCAGTTCCTGGTCCTAAAAATGGTACAGTAATTCTAGAGAAATAG
- the rplD gene encoding 50S ribosomal protein L4 — translation MKVSVLTKTGEDTGRKVDLSKDVFGIEPNDHAIYLDVKQYLANQRQGTHKSKERAEIAGSTKKIKKQKGTGTARAGSIKSPVFRGGGRVFGPKPRNYDIDLNKKLKVLARKSALSYKATEKSISVLEDFSFDAPKTKDYAALLNSLSFADKKTLLVLKEDDKNVLLSSKNLKKAQVVVADQINTYDLLKADNLILLEGSIEKIQNLLTK, via the coding sequence ATGAAAGTATCCGTATTAACTAAGACTGGTGAAGATACCGGGAGAAAGGTAGATTTGTCTAAGGATGTTTTTGGAATCGAGCCAAATGATCATGCTATCTATCTAGACGTGAAACAATATTTGGCGAACCAAAGACAAGGTACGCACAAATCTAAGGAGAGAGCCGAGATTGCTGGTTCTACTAAAAAGATTAAGAAACAAAAGGGTACTGGTACAGCTCGTGCGGGTAGTATCAAGTCGCCTGTTTTCAGAGGTGGGGGTAGAGTTTTTGGTCCTAAGCCAAGAAACTACGATATCGACCTTAATAAAAAATTGAAAGTGCTTGCTAGAAAATCGGCTTTGTCTTATAAGGCAACTGAAAAGAGCATTTCTGTTTTGGAAGACTTCTCTTTCGATGCACCTAAGACTAAGGACTATGCAGCATTGTTGAATAGCCTTTCTTTCGCTGACAAGAAAACCTTGTTGGTTCTTAAAGAAGATGATAAGAATGTATTGTTGTCATCTAAAAACTTGAAAAAAGCTCAAGTAGTAGTAGCTGATCAAATCAACACTTATGATTTGTTGAAAGCTGATAACTTGATCCTTTTGGAAGGTTCAATTGAGAAGATTCAGAACTTATTAACGAAATAA
- the rplW gene encoding 50S ribosomal protein L23 yields the protein MSILKKPIVTEKVSALNEGGRYGFVVDKNANKVEIKKAVEKAYGVTVESVNTMVYAGKSKTKYTKSKVVTGRTSSFKKAIVKVAEGDIIDFYGGV from the coding sequence ATGAGTATACTAAAGAAACCAATAGTTACTGAGAAAGTTTCTGCCTTGAATGAGGGAGGAAGATATGGCTTTGTGGTAGATAAAAACGCCAACAAGGTTGAAATCAAAAAGGCAGTAGAAAAGGCTTACGGGGTAACTGTAGAGAGCGTAAACACAATGGTTTATGCTGGAAAGTCAAAAACAAAGTACACTAAATCAAAAGTGGTTACTGGAAGAACTTCTTCTTTCAAGAAAGCGATTGTGAAGGTGGCTGAAGGAGATATAATAGATTTTTACGGAGGAGTATAA
- the rplB gene encoding 50S ribosomal protein L2, with translation MAVRKLKPITPGTRYRVAPVFEEITKSTPEKSLTKSTHRSGGRNNSGKMTVRNIGGGHKKKYRVIDFKRNKHGVPATVKSIEYDPMRTARIALLYYADGEKRYIIAPQGLKVDQTIVSGSGVAPEVGNTLPLAEIPLGTIVHNVELKPGKGGAMARSAGSYVQLLAREGKYATVKLPSGEMRMVLAVCLATVGTVSNGDHMNVRLGKAGRNRWLGRRPRVRGVAMNPVDHPMGGGEGKSSGGHPRSRTGIMAKGQKTRTPKKYSNRLIIGKNK, from the coding sequence ATGGCTGTAAGAAAATTAAAACCGATAACTCCGGGTACAAGATACAGAGTCGCTCCCGTTTTCGAGGAGATAACTAAATCTACTCCGGAAAAATCGTTGACCAAATCCACTCACCGTTCAGGTGGTAGAAACAACAGTGGTAAAATGACTGTTAGAAATATCGGTGGTGGTCACAAGAAGAAATATAGAGTAATTGACTTCAAGAGAAACAAGCACGGTGTGCCTGCGACTGTTAAGTCAATTGAGTATGATCCAATGAGAACGGCAAGAATTGCCTTGTTGTACTATGCTGATGGTGAGAAGAGATATATCATCGCTCCTCAAGGGCTAAAAGTAGATCAGACTATCGTGTCTGGATCTGGTGTAGCTCCAGAGGTAGGGAATACCCTTCCACTAGCAGAGATTCCATTAGGTACTATTGTTCACAACGTAGAGTTGAAGCCTGGTAAAGGTGGAGCTATGGCTAGAAGTGCTGGATCATATGTTCAGCTTTTGGCTAGAGAAGGAAAGTATGCAACTGTAAAGCTTCCTTCTGGTGAAATGAGAATGGTACTTGCTGTTTGTTTAGCTACTGTTGGTACAGTTTCTAACGGCGATCACATGAACGTGAGACTAGGTAAAGCTGGTAGAAACAGATGGTTAGGTAGAAGACCAAGAGTAAGAGGTGTAGCAATGAACCCAGTAGATCACCCAATGGGCGGTGGTGAAGGTAAATCTTCAGGAGGTCACCCAAGATCTAGAACTGGTATCATGGCGAAAGGTCAGAAGACTAGAACACCTAAGAAATATTCTAACAGATTGATCATCGGTAAAAACAAGTAA
- the rpsS gene encoding 30S ribosomal protein S19 has translation MGRSLKKGPYIDFRLENKVDTMNDSGKKAVIKTWSRRSMISPDFVGHTFAVHNGNKFIPVFVTENMVGHKLGEFAPTRNFRGHINKKDKKR, from the coding sequence ATGGGAAGATCATTAAAAAAAGGACCTTATATAGATTTCAGACTAGAAAACAAGGTTGACACGATGAATGATTCCGGTAAGAAAGCCGTGATCAAGACCTGGTCTAGAAGATCTATGATATCTCCAGATTTCGTGGGACATACATTTGCGGTCCACAATGGAAATAAATTTATTCCAGTATTTGTTACTGAGAACATGGTAGGGCACAAGTTGGGAGAATTTGCTCCGACAAGAAACTTTAGAGGCCATATCAATAAGAAGGATAAAAAGAGATAA
- the rplV gene encoding 50S ribosomal protein L22, producing the protein MEAVAKLKNVPTSPRKMRVVADLVRGQRVSNALNILKFEAKQGAGRIEKLLLSAISNWEAKNEEAKLEEADLFVKEIYVDSGRILKRLRPAPQGRAHRIRKRSNHVTVVVDSMNASASKEGSNTENSEN; encoded by the coding sequence ATGGAAGCTGTAGCAAAATTAAAAAACGTACCAACTTCTCCTCGTAAAATGAGGGTAGTAGCTGATTTGGTAAGAGGCCAAAGAGTAAGTAATGCCTTGAACATTTTGAAGTTCGAAGCAAAGCAAGGTGCTGGTAGAATAGAAAAATTATTACTTTCTGCTATTTCCAACTGGGAAGCTAAAAATGAAGAGGCTAAGCTAGAAGAAGCAGATCTTTTTGTAAAAGAGATCTACGTAGATAGCGGCCGAATCTTGAAGCGTTTGAGACCTGCTCCACAGGGTAGAGCTCATAGAATCAGAAAAAGATCTAACCACGTAACTGTGGTGGTAGATAGCATGAACGCTTCAGCGTCAAAAGAAGGAAGTAACACTGAAAATTCAGAAAACTAA
- the rpsC gene encoding 30S ribosomal protein S3: MGQKVNPVGLRLGIVKGWDSNWYGGKTFPDKLVEDTKIRNYINARIPKGGIAKVVIERTIKRITLTIHTARPGVVIGKGGSEVDRIKEELKKLTGKDLQINIFEIKRPELDAVLVGQSIAQQLKARISFRRAMKQAIAATMRVGAEGIKIKCSGRLGGAEMARSEQYKEGRIPLHTLRADIDYAISEADTIYGKIGIKVWIFKGEIYGKRDLSPNVGAASQSSGGNRRSGGRPGGPRRNRK, translated from the coding sequence ATGGGACAGAAAGTAAACCCTGTAGGACTGAGATTAGGAATCGTTAAAGGTTGGGATTCTAACTGGTATGGTGGTAAGACGTTTCCAGATAAATTAGTCGAAGACACCAAAATCAGAAATTATATCAACGCACGTATTCCAAAAGGTGGAATTGCTAAAGTTGTTATCGAAAGAACTATCAAGAGAATTACCCTTACTATCCACACGGCTCGTCCAGGTGTAGTAATCGGTAAAGGAGGTTCTGAAGTAGATCGTATCAAGGAGGAGTTGAAAAAACTTACTGGAAAGGATCTACAGATCAACATCTTTGAGATCAAAAGACCTGAATTGGACGCTGTATTAGTTGGACAATCTATTGCTCAGCAGTTGAAAGCAAGAATCTCGTTCAGAAGAGCGATGAAGCAAGCAATCGCTGCAACTATGAGAGTAGGTGCTGAAGGTATCAAGATCAAATGTTCTGGACGTTTAGGTGGAGCTGAGATGGCAAGATCTGAGCAGTACAAAGAGGGAAGAATTCCTCTTCATACGCTAAGAGCAGATATCGATTATGCGATCTCTGAAGCTGATACAATCTACGGTAAGATTGGTATTAAAGTCTGGATCTTCAAAGGTGAGATTTACGGAAAAAGAGATTTGTCTCCTAACGTAGGTGCAGCTAGCCAAAGCAGCGGTGGAAACCGTAGATCTGGTGGAAGACCAGGAGGTCCTAGAAGGAATAGAAAATAA
- the rplP gene encoding 50S ribosomal protein L16 — protein sequence MLQPKRTKFRKKQKGRIKGMAQRGHTLAFGTFGIKSLEPGWITSRQIEASRIAMTRAMKREGQVWIRIFPDKPVTKKPAEVRMGKGKGAPEYWVACVKPGTILFEAAGVSRELAQEALRLAQQKLPLRTKFIVRRDYQG from the coding sequence ATGTTACAACCAAAAAGAACCAAGTTCAGAAAGAAACAGAAAGGCAGAATCAAAGGGATGGCTCAGAGAGGGCATACGCTGGCTTTCGGTACTTTTGGTATCAAGTCTTTGGAGCCAGGATGGATCACCAGTAGACAAATAGAAGCTTCTAGGATTGCAATGACTAGAGCGATGAAAAGGGAAGGTCAAGTTTGGATTAGAATTTTTCCAGACAAGCCTGTGACTAAGAAGCCTGCAGAGGTAAGGATGGGTAAAGGTAAGGGTGCTCCAGAATACTGGGTAGCATGTGTTAAGCCTGGAACCATTTTGTTCGAAGCGGCCGGAGTTAGTAGAGAATTGGCTCAGGAAGCATTGAGACTGGCTCAACAAAAGTTGCCTCTTAGAACCAAGTTTATTGTTAGAAGAGATTATCAAGGATAA
- the rpmC gene encoding 50S ribosomal protein L29, translated as MKNSEIKGLSLEELKTKVAAERESLSKLKFAHAITPIENPMRLKDSKKLIARLNTEIRAKELAQQ; from the coding sequence ATGAAAAATTCTGAAATAAAAGGATTGTCATTAGAAGAGTTGAAGACGAAAGTCGCAGCTGAGAGAGAAAGCTTGTCAAAGCTAAAGTTTGCTCATGCCATCACTCCCATAGAAAACCCTATGAGATTGAAAGACTCTAAGAAGTTAATTGCAAGGTTAAACACTGAAATCAGAGCTAAGGAATTGGCTCAACAATAA
- the rpsQ gene encoding 30S ribosomal protein S17, with protein sequence METRNLRKERIGKVVSTKMDKTITVQVLRKMKHPIYGKFVSSTKRFAVHDENNECGEGDTVKIMETRPLSKNKRWRLVEIIERAK encoded by the coding sequence ATGGAAACCAGAAATTTAAGAAAAGAACGTATCGGGAAAGTAGTAAGCACTAAAATGGATAAAACCATCACTGTGCAAGTACTCCGAAAAATGAAGCACCCTATATATGGTAAGTTTGTGAGCAGCACGAAGAGATTCGCTGTACACGACGAGAACAATGAATGTGGTGAAGGTGATACTGTGAAAATCATGGAAACACGACCTTTGTCTAAAAACAAAAGGTGGAGATTAGTAGAAATTATTGAAAGAGCTAAATAA
- the rplN gene encoding 50S ribosomal protein L14: MVQQESRLSVADNSGAKEVLCIRVLGGTGKRYASVGDKIVVTVKSAISSSNLKKGTVSKAVVVRTKKEVRRKDGSYIRFEDNAAVLLGGNDEPRGTRIFGPVARELREKQFMKIVSLAPEVL; the protein is encoded by the coding sequence ATGGTACAGCAAGAGTCAAGACTTAGTGTAGCGGATAATAGTGGTGCTAAAGAAGTACTTTGTATCCGCGTATTGGGAGGTACTGGTAAAAGGTACGCCTCAGTAGGTGATAAAATTGTTGTTACTGTTAAGTCGGCAATTTCTTCGAGTAACCTAAAGAAAGGCACAGTATCTAAAGCAGTAGTTGTAAGAACTAAGAAGGAAGTGAGAAGAAAGGATGGTTCATACATCCGTTTCGAAGATAATGCAGCTGTTCTTCTTGGTGGTAACGATGAGCCTAGAGGTACCAGGATTTTCGGGCCAGTGGCTAGAGAGTTAAGAGAGAAGCAATTCATGAAGATTGTTTCATTGGCACCTGAAGTGCTTTAA
- the rplX gene encoding 50S ribosomal protein L24, giving the protein MKFHVKKGDTVKVLAGNSRGKTGAVLEVFPAKYKAIVEGLNMVTKHTKPSAENPEGGIKKVEAPIHLSNLMLVDPASGEATKVARKAGDNGKLIRVSKKTGEVING; this is encoded by the coding sequence ATGAAATTTCACGTAAAAAAAGGGGACACTGTTAAGGTTCTAGCTGGTAATTCCAGAGGGAAAACTGGTGCTGTACTAGAGGTATTCCCAGCAAAGTATAAAGCTATCGTTGAAGGTCTGAATATGGTGACTAAGCACACCAAGCCTTCAGCAGAAAATCCAGAAGGTGGCATCAAAAAAGTAGAAGCTCCTATTCACTTGAGCAACTTGATGCTAGTAGACCCTGCATCTGGAGAAGCTACTAAAGTAGCTAGAAAAGCAGGTGATAATGGGAAATTGATAAGAGTATCAAAGAAAACAGGGGAGGTGATCAATGGCTAA
- the rplE gene encoding 50S ribosomal protein L5: MANPRLRTKYAEEIIPALKEKFQYKSIMEVPKIEKISINRGIGDAVSDKKLVDAGVEELTQITGQKAVPTLSKKAISNFKLRENMPIGARVTLRGDKMYEFIDRLMTVALPRVRDFKGIKDKGFDGRGNYTLGVKEQIIFPEISIDKINRISGMDITFVTTAKTDEESFELLKAFGMPFAGKNNN, from the coding sequence ATGGCTAATCCTAGATTAAGAACCAAATACGCAGAGGAAATTATCCCTGCTTTGAAAGAGAAATTTCAGTACAAATCTATCATGGAGGTACCAAAGATCGAAAAGATCTCAATCAACCGTGGTATTGGAGATGCTGTATCTGATAAGAAATTGGTAGATGCTGGTGTTGAGGAGTTGACTCAGATCACTGGTCAGAAAGCCGTTCCTACATTGTCTAAGAAAGCGATCTCTAACTTTAAGTTGAGAGAAAACATGCCTATCGGTGCTCGCGTGACTTTGAGAGGAGATAAGATGTACGAGTTCATCGATCGTTTGATGACTGTAGCTCTTCCTCGTGTACGTGACTTCAAAGGAATCAAAGACAAAGGTTTTGATGGTAGAGGTAACTACACACTTGGTGTGAAGGAACAAATCATCTTCCCAGAGATTTCGATCGATAAAATCAACAGAATTTCTGGTATGGATATCACTTTTGTGACTACTGCCAAGACTGATGAAGAAAGTTTTGAATTGTTGAAAGCGTTTGGAATGCCATTCGCCGGAAAAAATAATAATTGA
- the rpsN gene encoding 30S ribosomal protein S14 yields the protein MARESIKARERKREKLVAKYAAKRAELKAAGDYEGLDKLPRNSSKVRLHNRCKLTGRPKGYMRKFGISRVTFREMASAGKIPGVTKASW from the coding sequence ATGGCAAGAGAATCGATAAAAGCCAGAGAAAGAAAAAGAGAAAAACTTGTTGCTAAGTATGCAGCCAAAAGAGCAGAGTTAAAAGCTGCTGGCGATTACGAAGGATTGGACAAGTTACCAAGAAACTCTTCAAAGGTAAGATTACACAACAGATGTAAGCTTACTGGTAGGCCAAAAGGTTACATGAGAAAGTTCGGTATTAGCAGAGTTACCTTCAGAGAGATGGCAAGTGCTGGAAAAATACCTGGTGTAACTAAAGCTAGCTGGTAA
- the rpsH gene encoding 30S ribosomal protein S8, with product MTDPIADYLTRLRNAIRANHRIVEIPASNIKKEMTKVLMDKGFIRNYKFEDDGVQGKIRIALKYNPQSKKSAIEHLERVSKPGLRKYAQADALPRVLNGLGIAILSTSKGVISDKEAKEQKVGGEVLCYVY from the coding sequence ATGACTGATCCAATAGCAGATTATTTAACAAGATTAAGAAACGCCATAAGAGCGAATCATAGAATCGTAGAGATCCCTGCTTCTAATATAAAGAAGGAGATGACTAAAGTGTTGATGGACAAGGGGTTCATTCGAAACTATAAGTTCGAAGACGATGGTGTTCAGGGGAAAATCAGAATTGCGCTGAAATACAACCCTCAATCTAAAAAGTCGGCAATTGAGCACTTAGAAAGAGTGTCAAAGCCAGGATTGAGAAAGTATGCGCAGGCTGACGCATTACCTAGAGTATTAAATGGACTTGGTATTGCAATTTTGTCAACTTCCAAAGGTGTAATTTCCGATAAGGAAGCCAAGGAGCAAAAAGTTGGCGGTGAAGTATTGTGTTACGTTTATTAA
- the rplF gene encoding 50S ribosomal protein L6, whose product MSRVGNKPIALPQGVEVKIDGSTVNVKGAKGSLAREVDSDFDLAVEDGQITVKRPTDQKRHKALHGLYRSLINNMVIGVSEGYKKELELVGVGYKATTQGQILEMNLGYSHNIFMQIPSEVSVSAETQKGKNPIVTLESTDKELVGEVAAKIRSLRKIEPYKGKGIRFVGEIIRRKAGKTAAK is encoded by the coding sequence ATGTCACGAGTAGGAAATAAGCCAATAGCATTACCTCAAGGAGTGGAAGTCAAAATTGACGGAAGCACGGTAAACGTGAAAGGTGCCAAAGGAAGCTTAGCGAGAGAAGTCGATAGTGATTTTGATCTTGCTGTTGAGGATGGTCAGATTACAGTTAAGAGACCAACTGATCAAAAAAGACATAAAGCCCTTCATGGTCTATATAGATCATTGATCAATAACATGGTTATTGGTGTATCTGAAGGATATAAGAAAGAATTGGAATTGGTAGGTGTGGGTTATAAAGCAACTACTCAAGGTCAAATTCTTGAGATGAACCTGGGTTATTCTCACAATATATTTATGCAGATCCCATCTGAAGTATCGGTTAGTGCAGAGACTCAAAAGGGTAAAAACCCAATCGTAACTTTGGAATCTACTGATAAAGAATTGGTAGGAGAGGTTGCTGCTAAAATTAGATCACTTAGAAAAATCGAGCCTTACAAAGGAAAAGGTATCAGATTTGTTGGTGAGATTATTAGAAGAAAAGCTGGTAAAACTGCTGCTAAATAA
- the rplR gene encoding 50S ribosomal protein L18 yields MAITKEQRRLRIRRGIRNKISGTAERPRLSVYKSNKAIYVQLIDDVNGATLLATSSAELGTATVNIESAKEVGKKLAEKASGSGISAVVFDRGGYPYHGRIKALADGAREGGLKF; encoded by the coding sequence ATGGCAATTACTAAAGAGCAAAGAAGACTTAGAATAAGAAGAGGCATCCGCAATAAGATTAGCGGAACTGCTGAACGCCCTAGATTATCTGTTTATAAAAGCAATAAAGCAATCTATGTACAGTTGATCGATGATGTAAACGGAGCTACTCTGTTGGCTACATCTTCAGCTGAACTAGGTACCGCTACTGTGAACATCGAATCTGCAAAAGAAGTAGGTAAGAAATTAGCGGAAAAAGCTTCAGGAAGCGGAATCAGTGCAGTAGTATTTGATAGAGGGGGATACCCATATCACGGAAGAATCAAGGCCTTAGCAGACGGGGCTAGAGAAGGAGGCCTTAAATTTTAA